Within the Achromobacter spanius genome, the region GGGGCGGGGGCAGATGCGGACGCGGCGCCGGCGTTGTTGGCGCCTTCCGGCACGGGCTGGCCGTCTTCCGTGGTGGGTGCTTCCGCCGAGGCTTGCGCGGCCTGGTTCTGCGGCTTGCGGGCATCGGGCTTGAGCGCGATTTGCACTTGCGACGGCGCGCGGATGACGCTGCGGTAACCGGCGCCCGAGCCCTGGTATTGGGCATCGGTCACCGTGCTTTCAACCGGGGGGTCGTAATAGCCTTCGGTTTTCTGTTGGGCGCAGCCAGCCGCGCCCAAGGCGCCTCCGGCCAGCAGCAGCCCCATGACGCTAAGTTTGCGGGATCGGGTAACGATGTCGACGCGGGCGGTCATGGCAGCTTATCCGTGAATTGAGTCTGTCTCCGATTTTACGCACTTATGCGAAGATTCGATACGTTCCCTTAGCCGCTCTTGGGTGTAGCCAGCACTTTATGCACAATAAACGACACGACCGGTGTTTCGCCTTTTGCCTTCTGGTCCACAGATGGGGCGCGGGACAGGGCGCGCGCGCGGGTCAGGCGGTGGCATGAGCATGGTGTGGCAGGTCTTCGATATTCCGTTGGGCGTGTTTATCGGTGTGGCTGCGTTGGCCGGGCTGTTCGTCGGTGGCTGGCTCACTGTGCTGACCTATCGGCTGCCCCGCATGATGGAACGCGAATGGCAGGCGCAGTGCCTGGATGCGGTGGGGCGGGCGCGGCCGGACAGCCCTGATGGCCTTTTCCGACCCGCCTCGCATTGCCCGGCCTGCAATGCCCCGGTGCGCGGCTGGCGCCGGCTGCCAATGCTGGGTTGGCTGCTGCTGCGTGGACGCTGCGCCGCTTGCAACGCAGTCATCGCCTGGCGTTACCCCGCGATTGAATTGCTGACCTGCGTGTTGTTCGCGGCCTGTGCGTGGCGCTATGGCGCAACGCCCGTAGCCTTGTTTGCCATGGGCCTGTCGGCCATGTTGGTCGCCTTGGCCTGGATTGATTTTGAATCCACGCTGCTGCCGGATGTGCTGACGCAGCCCTTGGTCTGGGCGGGCCTGCTGGTGAATTTGTTCGGTACGTTCACCACGCTGCCGATGGCGGTGATCGGCGCCGTGGCCGGTTATGTGTTCTTGTGGCTGATCTTCCATCTGTTCCGTCTGCTGACCGGGCGCGAAGGCATGGGCTACGGCGACTTCAAATTGCTGGCGGCATTAGGTGCGTGGTTTGGCGCCGAGTCGCTGCCGATGTTGTTGCTGGCGGCATCGGTAGTGGGCGTGGTGATTGGCGGCGCGTTGACGCTTAGCGGACGCGCCAGCCGCGGGCAGCCGCTGCCCTTCGGGCCGTACCTGGCCCTGGCCGGTATCGTGATGTTGCTGCTGGGCGGCGATGCCGGCTTGTGGCAGTTAATGCGCTAGGGCGGACGTCCGGCAAGAAAGGATAAGCATCATGTTCAAGATTGGGCTGACGGGCGGCATCGGTTCGGGCAAGTCCCGCGTGGCCGACATGCTGGTGGAATGGGGTGCGACGCTGGTCGACACAGACGAAATCGCGCGTGCGCTGACGGCGGTGGGCGGCGCGGCCATGCCTGCCATCGAAGCTGAGTTCGGCGCGCAGGCGCTGACGCCTGATGGCGCGCTCAACCGCGAATGGATGCGCGAGCGCGCCTTCTCGGACCCCCAGGCGCGGCGGCGGTTGGAAGCCGTGCTGCATCCCATCATCTCTGAAGAAACACGGCGCCAGGCGGCTGCCGCGACCGGATCGTATCTGGTGTTCGATGTGCCGCTTTTGGTGGAGTCCCTGGCGCGATGGCGCGGGCGCGTGGATCGCATCTGCGTGGTGGATTGCGACCCCGACACGCAAGTGGCTCGCGTGCAGGTTCGCAGCGGGCTGACGGAGCCAGCCATCAGGCGTATTATGGCGGCACAGGCTGCGCGGCAAACTCGCCTGGACATCGCGGACGACGTCATCACCAACGACGGCGCCACATCACCAGAGCAGTTGCGCGCGCAGGCAAAGATCTTGCATGACCGCTGGCTTGCGCTGGCGGCGACAACGGGCCGGTAAGCGCCAGCTTGGCCGGCACTCTGAACATCTCGGCCGCTTGAGCCGACCACTGATGGGCCTGTAAAAAAGCGTGATTGTTTACGAATATCCCTTCAATGAGCGCATCCGCGCTTACCTGCGATTGGAATACCTGTTGGACAGGCTGTTCTTCTTTTCGCGGGCTGGGGACTCACGCCAACATCAGGTGGCCGTTACCTCTCTTTTCGATCTCCTCGACGCTTGCGAACGCACCGACGTGAAAGGCGCCGTGCTGCAAGACCTGGAGCGCCAGCGCACCGCGCTGATGGGGCTGCGCGATCACCCCGGCGTGGCGCAGGATGCGCTGGAAGGCATGCTGCGCGAATTGGAAAAGGTGGCCAGCGGCTTGGCCGCACCCGGTAAGACCGGGCAGTCCCTGCGCGAAAACGAATGGCTGACCAGCTTGCGCGGACGCCTGTCGGTGCCGGGCAGCGCGACGCAAGTGGACATGCCTTCTTACTTTGCCTGGCAAAACAAGTCCGAAGCCGCCCGCTGCGCGGACCTGCAGGCCTGGGTGTCTCCTTTCCTGGCCTTGTACGATGGCCTGACGCTGGCCTTGCGATTGCTGCGCGAATCCGGCCGCAAGACCGATATCGTGGCCGAGCAGGGCGCCTATCAGCAGATGCTGGGCGGCAAGCAATTCCAATTGCTGCGTGTCTGGGTAGATGAGGATCAAGGTTTGTTTCCCGAGATCAGCGCCAATAAGTACATGATCTGGATACGCTTTTCCACCCAGGACGGCGAATTCAAGCCCCAGCAGGTCGCCCGCGACGTCGCCTTTCAAATGACCCTGTGCAGCTCGTAGGATGGGTGCAGCGCGGAAGATCAGTGGCAAGAACCCCACCGTAAATCGCGCGAAACCCATCAAGCGGCCTTTGCGCTGTGGTCACCCTTTCCTAGAATTCAGCGCTGCCTGATGGGTTTCGCGCGATATCCAGTCGTGTTCTAGCGAACTGTCTCCCGCGCTCCACCCATCCTACGATCAACATCGGGCCATCCCCCTGTGAACGCACACCCGTAGGATGGGTGCAGCGCGGCAAGCCCAAGCCAAGAACCCGGCCGCCCCAACGCGCGAAACCCATCACCCCCCCAACCCCATCCCCCCCAACCCCATCCCCCCCAACCCCATCCCCCCCAACCCCATCCCCCCCAACCCCATCCCCCCCAACCCCATCCCCCCCAACCCCATCCCCCCCAACCCCATCCCCCCCCAATCCCATCCCCCCCCAACCCGATTCTTGTTGCGGCCAGTTTCAACTGGGACTTCCAGCGCGCGAAACCGGGACCGACTAGTAGACAATACGGCTTTCTGCATTAGTGCCGGAACCGTTCCATGTCCGAAAGTCGTCCTGTTTCCCAAGCTTCCCGCTGGAGCCGCCGCCGCGTTGTCGGGCTGGTGGTGTTGTTGCTGGTGGCGGCGGGTGTTGCCTGGTTTGCGCTGCGGCCCTCCCCAAAGCAAGCTGGGGCGCGGGGCCCGGGCGGGGCGCGTCCGTCGATGGCCGCCATGGCCAACATGCCCGTGCCGGTGCGCATTGCCACCGCCACCCAGCAGGACATCGACATCTACCTGAAGTCGCTTGGCACCGTTACCGCCTACAACACCGTCACCGTGCGTAGCCGCGTCAGTGGTGAGCTGGTGGACGTGGCCTTCCAGGAAGGCCAGCGCGTCAAGGCGGGCGACCTGTTGGCGCAGGTGGATCCGCGGGCGTTCCAGGTGGCGCTGGATCAGGCGCGCGGCACGCAGATGCAGAACCTGGCCCAGCTTGAAAACGCGCGCCGCGACCTGCAGCGCTATCAGACCCTGTTCAAGCAAAACTCCATCGCCAAGCAGCAGGTGGATACGCAGGCCGCGCTGGTGCGCCAATACGAAGGCACCGTCAAAAGCGACCAGGCCAATGTCGACAACGCCAAGCTGCAACTGGACTATGCCCGCATCACCGCGCCCATCAGCGGCCGGCTGGGTTTGCGCCAGGTCGACCGCGGCAACCTGGTGTCCAGTTCGGACACCAACGGGCTCGTTGTCATCACCCAGACGCAACCGATCTCCGTCGTCTTCACCTTGCCCGAGACCCAGCTACCCGAAGTGCGCGGTGAAATCGCCGCCGGCCGCACCCTGCCGGTTGACGCCTATGACCGCGCCGACACCCGCCGCATCGCCACCGGCGTGCTGGAAACGCTGGACAACCAGATCGACGTCACCACCGGCACCTTGAAGCTGAAAGCCAAGTTTGAAAACGCCGACGACGCGCTTTTTCCGAACCAGTTCGTCAACGTGCGCCTGCACGTGCTGACGCGCAAGGACGTAACCGCCATCCCCACCGCCGCCGTGCAACAAGGCTCGGCCGGCGCCTTTGTCTTCCTGGTGCAGCAAGACGACACCATCGTCGTGCGCCCAGTGAAGTTGGGCGCCATCAACAACGGCATGGTGGCCGTGAACGAAGGGCTGCAGCCGGGTGATCGCGTCGTGACCGAAGGCACCGACCGCCTGCGCGCCGGCGCCAAGGTTGAAATCGTGGGCGGCGCCGAAGTCATTCCCGCCACCCGCGACAAGACGCTGGGCGCGGGTGCGCCGGCCGGCACCACGCCGCCGTCGAAATAAGCCGAGCCCATCGTGAGTCCGTCGCGTCTGTTCATTCTGCGCCCCGTGGCCACCACGCTGGCGATGGTGGCCATCCTGATCGCCGGCTTCATCGCCTACCGGCTCTTGCCCGTGTCGGCGCTGCCCGAGGTAGACTACCCGACGATCCAGGTGGTGACGCTGTACCCGGGGGCAAGCCCCGACGTCATGACGTCCCTGGTCACGTCCCCGCTGGAACGGCAGTTTGGGCAGATGCCCGGCCTGAATCAGATGTCGTCCACCAGTTCGGGCGGCGCCTCGGTCATCACCATGCAGTTCAACCTGACGCTGCCGCTGGATGTGGCCGAGCAGCAGGTGCAGGCCGCCATCAACGCGGCGTCCAACCTGCTGCCCAGCGACCTGCCGGTGCCGCCCACCTACAACAAGGTGAACCCGGCCGATGCCGCCGTGCTGACGCTGGCCATCACGTCGCCCACCATGCCCTTGCCGCAGGTGCGCGACCTAGTCGACACGCGAGTCGCGCAGAAGCTGTCGCAGATACCGGGCGTGGGCCTGGTCAGCGTGGCGGGCGGGCAGCGTCCCGCCGTGCGCGTGCAGGTCAACCCGCAGGCGCTGGCCGCCAATGGGCTGGCGCTGTCGGACCTGCGTACCGCCATCGTGGGCGCCAATGTCAACCAGCCCAAGGGCAACCTGGACGGCCCGCTGCGGTCCACCACCATCAACGCCAACGATCAGTTGAAGTCGCCCACCGACTACAACGATCTGATCATCGCCTACAAGAACAACGCGCCGCTGCGCCTGTCCGACGTGGCGCGCGCGGTCGAGGGCGCCGAAGACACACGCCAGGCCGCATGGGTGGGCGACAAGCCCGCCATTCTTTTGAACATCCAGCGCCAGCCGGGCGCCAACGTGATCGACGTGGTCGACCGCATCCAGACGCTGTTGCCGCAGTTGCGCGCCGCCTTGCCGGCCACGCTGGACGTGACCGTCGTGTCCGACCGCACGCAGACCATCCGCGATTCCGTCGAAGACGTGAAGTTTGAAATGCTGCTGGCGGTGGCGCTGGTGGTCATGGTGACCTTTGTGTTCCTGCGCAGCCTGACCGCCACGCTAATCCCCAGCGTGGTGGTGCCGCTGTCGCTGGTGGGCACGTTCGGCGTCATGTACCTGGCCGGCTTCTCCATCAACAACCTGACCTTGATGGCGCTGACGATCGCCACCGGTTTCGTGGTGGACGACGCCATCGTCATGATCGAGAACATCGCGCGCCACCTTGAAGAAGGCGAAACGCCCATGCAGGCCGCGTTGAAGGGCGCCTCGCAGATCGGCTTCACGCTGATCTCGCTGACCTTCTCGCTGATCGCCGTGCTGATCCCGCTGCTGTTCATGACGGAAGTCGTGGGCCGCTTGTTCCGGGAATTCGCCATCACGCTGGCGGTATCCATCCTGATATCGCTGGTGGTTTCATTGACCTTGACGCCGATGATGTGCGCGCGCCTGCTGCGCGCCGAATCAGAACAGAAGCACGGCCGTTTTCATACCGCCACCGGCAACTTCATCGACCGCGTCATCGCCGGCTACGACCGCCTGCTGCAAGTGGTGCTGCGGCATCAGACGCTGACCCTGTTGGTGGCGCTGGGCACGTTCGCACTGACGGTGGTGTTGTACCTGATGGTGCCCAAGGGCTTTTTCCCGCAGCAGGACACCGGCCTGATCCAGGCCATTACGCAAGGCCCGCAATCCATCTCTTTCCCGGCCATGGCCGAACGCCAGCAGGCCGCGGCGCGCCTGGTGCTGGAAGACCCGGACGTGCAGGCGGTGTCGTCGTTCATCGGGGTTGACGGCAGCAACGCCACGCTTAGCGCCGGGCGTATGCAGATTGCGCTGAAACCGCAGGCCGAACGCAGCGGCGACCTGGCTACCGTCATGGCGCGCTTGCAGCAATCGCTGAGCAAGCAGGACGGGCTGACCGTCTACATGCAGCCCGTGCAAGACCTGACCATTGAAGACCGCGTCAGCCGCACGCAATACCAGATGACGCTGTCCAACCCCGACCTGAAGGTGCTGAGCGAATGGACGCCCAAGCTGGTGGAGCGGCTGCGCCAGGTGCCGGGCCTGAAAGACGTGACCGATGACCTGCAGGACGACGGCCTGCAAACCTGGGTCGAGATCGATCGCGATGCGGCGTCCCGCTTGGGCATCACCGCCGCCGTCATCGACGAGGCGCTTTACGACGCCTTCGGCCAACGCCTGATCTCCACGATTTTCACGCAGTCCAACCAATACCGCGTGGTGCTGGAAGTGCAGCCGCAGTTTCAGATGAACCCCGCCGCGCTGGGGCAGATCCACGTGCCCACCTCGGCCGGCACGCAGGTGCCCTTGTCGTCGGTGGCGCATATTTCCGAAGGCAAGACCGTGCTGGCGGTGAACCGCCTGGACCAGTTCCCCATGGTGACCGTGTCGTTCAATCTGGCGCCGGGCGCATCGCTGTCGAACGCGGTCGAGGCCATTACCGCCGCCGAGGCCGAGATCGGCATGCCCGCCAGCGTTGAAACCCGTTTCCAGGGGGCGGCGCAGGCGTTCCAGAATTCCCTGACCAGCACACTGTGGCTGATCCTGGCCGCCGTGGTCACCATGTATATCGTGCTGGGCGTGCTGTACGAAAGCTACATCCACCCCATCACCATCCTGTCGACCTTGCCGTCCGCCGGCGTGGGCGCCTTGCTGGCCTTGCTGATCAGCGGCACCGAGCTGGACATGATCGGCATCATCGGCATCATCCTCTTGATCGGCATCGTGAAAAAGAACGCCATCATGATGATCGACTTCGCGCTGGACGCCGAGCGCAAGCGGGGCTTGAGCCCGCGCGCGGCCATTCACGAAGCGGCGCTGCTGCGCTTTCGGCCCATCTTGATGACGACGCTGGCCGCCTTGTTCGGCGCCTTGCCGCTGATGCTGTCCACCGGCACGGGGGCGGAACTGCGCCAGCCGCTGGGCCTGGTGATGGTGGGCGGTCTGTTGCTTAGCCAGGTGCTTACGCTGTTCACCACACCGGTCATCTACCTGATGTTCGACCGCCTGTCGCGCCGTTGGCGTGGCGTGCGCGAGCCGGCGGCCGGGGATGCGTCATGATTCTGTCGGCGCCTTTCATCATGCGGCCGGTAGCGACCACGCTGCTTAGCCTGGCGGTGGTGATGGCGGGCTTGCTGGCGTTCTTCCTGCTGCCGGTGGCGCCCCTGCCGCAGGTGGACATCCCCACGATTTCGGTGTCGGCCAGCCTGCCCGGCGCCAGCCCCGAAACCATGGCGTCCAGCGTGGCCACGCCGCTGGAACGGTCGCTGGGCAGCATTGCCGGCGTGACCGAGATGACGTCGCGCAGCTCGCAGGGATCAACCCGCATCACCTTGCAGTTCGATCTGTCGCGCGACATCAACGGCGCCGCGCGCGACGTGCAGGCCGCCATCAACGCGGCGCGCTCGCTCTTGCCAACCAGCTTGCGCAGCAACCCCACGTATCACAAGTCCAACCCGTCGGACGCGCCCATCATGACCTTGGCGCTGACGTCCGACACGTTGAGCCAGGGCCAGTTGTACGACATTGCCTCCACCATCGTGGCGCAGAAGCTGGCGCAGGTGGACGGGGTGGGCGAGGTCACGGTGGGCGGCAGTTCGCTGCCGGCCGTGCGCGTTACCGTGCTGCCCGGCGCGCTGGCCAACCAGGGCGTGTCGCTGGACCAGTTGCGCACCACCCTGGCCAACGCCAACG harbors:
- a CDS encoding MdtB/MuxB family multidrug efflux RND transporter permease subunit, which produces MSPSRLFILRPVATTLAMVAILIAGFIAYRLLPVSALPEVDYPTIQVVTLYPGASPDVMTSLVTSPLERQFGQMPGLNQMSSTSSGGASVITMQFNLTLPLDVAEQQVQAAINAASNLLPSDLPVPPTYNKVNPADAAVLTLAITSPTMPLPQVRDLVDTRVAQKLSQIPGVGLVSVAGGQRPAVRVQVNPQALAANGLALSDLRTAIVGANVNQPKGNLDGPLRSTTINANDQLKSPTDYNDLIIAYKNNAPLRLSDVARAVEGAEDTRQAAWVGDKPAILLNIQRQPGANVIDVVDRIQTLLPQLRAALPATLDVTVVSDRTQTIRDSVEDVKFEMLLAVALVVMVTFVFLRSLTATLIPSVVVPLSLVGTFGVMYLAGFSINNLTLMALTIATGFVVDDAIVMIENIARHLEEGETPMQAALKGASQIGFTLISLTFSLIAVLIPLLFMTEVVGRLFREFAITLAVSILISLVVSLTLTPMMCARLLRAESEQKHGRFHTATGNFIDRVIAGYDRLLQVVLRHQTLTLLVALGTFALTVVLYLMVPKGFFPQQDTGLIQAITQGPQSISFPAMAERQQAAARLVLEDPDVQAVSSFIGVDGSNATLSAGRMQIALKPQAERSGDLATVMARLQQSLSKQDGLTVYMQPVQDLTIEDRVSRTQYQMTLSNPDLKVLSEWTPKLVERLRQVPGLKDVTDDLQDDGLQTWVEIDRDAASRLGITAAVIDEALYDAFGQRLISTIFTQSNQYRVVLEVQPQFQMNPAALGQIHVPTSAGTQVPLSSVAHISEGKTVLAVNRLDQFPMVTVSFNLAPGASLSNAVEAITAAEAEIGMPASVETRFQGAAQAFQNSLTSTLWLILAAVVTMYIVLGVLYESYIHPITILSTLPSAGVGALLALLISGTELDMIGIIGIILLIGIVKKNAIMMIDFALDAERKRGLSPRAAIHEAALLRFRPILMTTLAALFGALPLMLSTGTGAELRQPLGLVMVGGLLLSQVLTLFTTPVIYLMFDRLSRRWRGVREPAAGDAS
- a CDS encoding prepilin peptidase, translated to MSMVWQVFDIPLGVFIGVAALAGLFVGGWLTVLTYRLPRMMEREWQAQCLDAVGRARPDSPDGLFRPASHCPACNAPVRGWRRLPMLGWLLLRGRCAACNAVIAWRYPAIELLTCVLFAACAWRYGATPVALFAMGLSAMLVALAWIDFESTLLPDVLTQPLVWAGLLVNLFGTFTTLPMAVIGAVAGYVFLWLIFHLFRLLTGREGMGYGDFKLLAALGAWFGAESLPMLLLAASVVGVVIGGALTLSGRASRGQPLPFGPYLALAGIVMLLLGGDAGLWQLMR
- a CDS encoding MdtA/MuxA family multidrug efflux RND transporter periplasmic adaptor subunit, whose protein sequence is MSESRPVSQASRWSRRRVVGLVVLLLVAAGVAWFALRPSPKQAGARGPGGARPSMAAMANMPVPVRIATATQQDIDIYLKSLGTVTAYNTVTVRSRVSGELVDVAFQEGQRVKAGDLLAQVDPRAFQVALDQARGTQMQNLAQLENARRDLQRYQTLFKQNSIAKQQVDTQAALVRQYEGTVKSDQANVDNAKLQLDYARITAPISGRLGLRQVDRGNLVSSSDTNGLVVITQTQPISVVFTLPETQLPEVRGEIAAGRTLPVDAYDRADTRRIATGVLETLDNQIDVTTGTLKLKAKFENADDALFPNQFVNVRLHVLTRKDVTAIPTAAVQQGSAGAFVFLVQQDDTIVVRPVKLGAINNGMVAVNEGLQPGDRVVTEGTDRLRAGAKVEIVGGAEVIPATRDKTLGAGAPAGTTPPSK
- the zapD gene encoding cell division protein ZapD codes for the protein MIVYEYPFNERIRAYLRLEYLLDRLFFFSRAGDSRQHQVAVTSLFDLLDACERTDVKGAVLQDLERQRTALMGLRDHPGVAQDALEGMLRELEKVASGLAAPGKTGQSLRENEWLTSLRGRLSVPGSATQVDMPSYFAWQNKSEAARCADLQAWVSPFLALYDGLTLALRLLRESGRKTDIVAEQGAYQQMLGGKQFQLLRVWVDEDQGLFPEISANKYMIWIRFSTQDGEFKPQQVARDVAFQMTLCSS
- the coaE gene encoding dephospho-CoA kinase (Dephospho-CoA kinase (CoaE) performs the final step in coenzyme A biosynthesis.), encoding MFKIGLTGGIGSGKSRVADMLVEWGATLVDTDEIARALTAVGGAAMPAIEAEFGAQALTPDGALNREWMRERAFSDPQARRRLEAVLHPIISEETRRQAAAATGSYLVFDVPLLVESLARWRGRVDRICVVDCDPDTQVARVQVRSGLTEPAIRRIMAAQAARQTRLDIADDVITNDGATSPEQLRAQAKILHDRWLALAATTGR